AGCCCGCTCGATTCGTCCTCGTCGTCGGTCGTCTCCTCGGCGGCCTCTTTCGAGCCGAACAGTCCGAGTTTCGAGCCCTTGCCCTCGATGCCGTCGACCGCTTCGGCGAGTTCGTTGCCGAAGCGGGGGCTGGGGCTGAACTCGAAGTTCTCGACGTTGATCTCGAACAGCGTCTTTTTCTCTCCCATACCCCGACGTGGGCCGACGGGACACTTAGCCGTTGTGGACGGTCCCAACGTTGATACGTGGGCGCTCGACAGACGGAGCATGGACGAGCGTCAACGCGAATTCCTCGACGAGCTGCTGATGACACCCTCGCCCTCCGGGTTCGAGGCTAATGGCCAGCGTGTCTGGACCGAGTACGTCCGCGGTTTCGCCGACGAGGTCCGTACCGACGCCTACGGCAACGCCGTCGCCGTCAGCGAGGGCGGTTCGACGTCGATCGCCGTCGTCGGCCACGCCGACCAGATCGGTTACATCGTCCGCCGGATCGACGACGACGGCTATCTCCATCTGGGGCCGATCGGCGGGGTCGACGAGTCGGTTTCTCGGGGCCAGTACGTGACCGTCCACGCTGACGAGCCCGTTTCCGGGGTGATCGGCCAGACCGCGATCCACCTGCGCGAGGGCGACGACGAGTACGACGAGATCCGCGATCAGAAGGTCGACGTCGGCGCCGACGACGGCGAGTCGGCCCGCGAACTCGTCTCCGTCGGCGATCCCATCACCGTCGAGTCCCGAGTCCGGGAGCTTCAGGGGACTCGGCTGGCGGCCAGCGGACTGGACAACCGCGTCGGGACGTGGACCGCCGCGGAGCTCCTGCGGGCGGTCGCGGACCGGAAGGGCGGCCCGACGGTCTATGCCGTGAGCACGGTCCAAGAGGAACTCGGCGTTCGGGGCGCGGAGATGGTCGGGTTCGATCTCGCGCCCGACGCCGCCATCGCCGTGGACGTGACCCACGCGAACGACGGTGCAGGCGCGCCCGCGGACCGCGGCGGCGACATCGAACTCGGTGGGGGGCCGGTGATCGGCCGGGGCAGCGCGAACCACCCGGTGTTGGTCGACGCCCTTAGAACCGCCGCCGACGAGGCGGAAATCCCCGTCCAGCTCGAAGCCCGCGGGATCGCGACCGGAACCGACGCCGACGCCTTCTATACCGCACGCGGCGGGATCGCCTCGCTGAACCTCGGGCTTCCGAACCGCTACATGCACACGCCCGTCGAAGTCGTGGACACCGACGACCTCGTGGGGGCGGTGGAGCTCCTCGCGGCGACGCTCGACCGGACGGCCGAGGACGAGCAGTTCCGCGTCGAGGTGTAAGTTCCGG
The DNA window shown above is from Halalkalicoccus subterraneus and carries:
- a CDS encoding M20/M25/M40 family metallo-hydrolase, with amino-acid sequence MDERQREFLDELLMTPSPSGFEANGQRVWTEYVRGFADEVRTDAYGNAVAVSEGGSTSIAVVGHADQIGYIVRRIDDDGYLHLGPIGGVDESVSRGQYVTVHADEPVSGVIGQTAIHLREGDDEYDEIRDQKVDVGADDGESARELVSVGDPITVESRVRELQGTRLAASGLDNRVGTWTAAELLRAVADRKGGPTVYAVSTVQEELGVRGAEMVGFDLAPDAAIAVDVTHANDGAGAPADRGGDIELGGGPVIGRGSANHPVLVDALRTAADEAEIPVQLEARGIATGTDADAFYTARGGIASLNLGLPNRYMHTPVEVVDTDDLVGAVELLAATLDRTAEDEQFRVEV